In one Streptomyces sp. NBC_01241 genomic region, the following are encoded:
- a CDS encoding transporter has translation MSVLDTPVGAAPGRDTTRGGGEGLVPVFVRLKLTLLRNGLRQSTGRRAAYITSVVFALLIAAGQLIGLIALRGHAHAGSLVVLLTGVLAVGWTVMPLFFPSGDETLDPSRLVMLPLRPRPLITALLVASLVGIGPLFTLCLAAGSVFAVAHGTAGAAFAVVAAPLTLLLCVALTRAVATANTRLLTSRKGRDLAVLSGLVIAVGFQVVNFGAQRLGRAGGLAALDPVGDVLRWLPPASAIGSVDAASQGSYGQAAVQLLLSVAALFALLWLWQRSLVKLMTAPDGSTLAAAGPAREKSGRSGSGLAALLPAGRTGPVLERSLRYIARDPKTKASWVTALAIGLILPMVNALQGTGSLYFACFAAGMLGMQMYNQFGQDTSAFWMVTLTISSTRDAYLELRARALALLLITLPYTVLVTVATAAVLGDWGALPGVMGLSLALLGAMLATGAVASAAFPYSIPQDGAFKNVAPGQAGLAWISIFGGMVSAAVLCAPVIAVTIWLRVAGMDQWLWLLLPAGAGYGALITWAGLRLAAPRTANRLPEILAAVSKG, from the coding sequence ATGAGCGTGCTCGACACCCCCGTGGGCGCCGCCCCCGGCCGGGACACCACGCGCGGCGGCGGCGAGGGACTCGTCCCCGTCTTCGTACGGCTCAAGCTGACCCTGCTGCGCAACGGGCTGCGGCAGTCGACGGGCCGCCGGGCCGCTTACATCACCTCCGTCGTCTTCGCCCTGCTGATCGCGGCGGGCCAGCTGATCGGACTGATCGCGCTGCGCGGGCACGCCCACGCCGGTTCCCTCGTCGTCCTGCTGACCGGGGTGCTGGCGGTCGGCTGGACCGTGATGCCGCTGTTCTTCCCCAGCGGTGACGAGACCCTCGACCCGAGCCGTCTGGTGATGCTGCCGTTGCGGCCGCGCCCGCTGATCACGGCGCTGCTGGTGGCGTCGCTCGTCGGGATCGGTCCGCTGTTCACGCTCTGCCTGGCGGCCGGTTCGGTGTTCGCGGTGGCGCACGGCACGGCGGGTGCGGCGTTCGCCGTGGTGGCCGCGCCGCTCACACTTCTGCTGTGCGTGGCGCTGACACGGGCCGTGGCCACGGCCAACACCCGGCTGCTGACCTCACGCAAGGGCCGCGATCTCGCGGTGCTCAGCGGGCTCGTGATCGCGGTGGGCTTCCAGGTCGTCAACTTCGGTGCACAGCGGCTCGGCCGGGCGGGCGGCCTCGCCGCGCTCGATCCGGTCGGGGACGTGCTGCGCTGGCTGCCGCCCGCCTCGGCGATCGGGTCCGTGGACGCGGCGTCGCAGGGCTCGTACGGGCAGGCGGCCGTACAGCTGCTGCTGTCCGTGGCGGCGCTGTTCGCGCTGTTGTGGCTGTGGCAGCGGAGTCTGGTGAAGCTGATGACGGCCCCGGACGGGTCGACCCTCGCCGCCGCCGGGCCGGCCCGCGAGAAATCCGGCAGGAGCGGCTCCGGGCTCGCCGCGCTGCTGCCCGCGGGGCGTACGGGTCCGGTGCTGGAGCGCAGCCTGCGGTACATCGCACGCGACCCGAAGACCAAGGCCTCCTGGGTCACGGCGCTGGCGATCGGGCTGATCCTGCCGATGGTCAACGCGTTGCAGGGCACCGGTTCGCTCTACTTCGCCTGCTTCGCCGCCGGGATGCTCGGCATGCAGATGTACAACCAGTTCGGGCAGGACACGTCCGCGTTCTGGATGGTGACGCTGACGATCTCCTCCACCCGGGACGCGTACCTCGAACTGCGTGCGCGGGCGCTGGCGTTGCTGCTGATCACGCTGCCGTACACGGTCCTGGTGACGGTGGCGACGGCGGCGGTGCTCGGCGACTGGGGCGCGCTGCCGGGGGTCATGGGCCTCTCACTCGCGCTGCTGGGCGCGATGCTGGCGACGGGGGCGGTGGCGTCGGCGGCCTTCCCGTACTCGATCCCGCAGGACGGGGCGTTCAAGAACGTGGCACCGGGGCAGGCCGGGCTCGCCTGGATCTCGATCTTCGGTGGCATGGTCTCGGCGGCGGTGCTCTGCGCTCCGGTGATCGCGGTGACGATCTGGCTGCGTGTCGCCGGTATGGATCAGTGGCTGTGGCTGCTGCTGCCCGCGGGGGCCGGGTACGGGGCGCTGATCACCTGGGCGGGGCTACGGCTCGCCGCTCCCCGCACGGCGAACCGGCTCCCGGAGATCCTGGCGGCGGTCAGCAAGGGCTGA
- a CDS encoding STAS domain-containing protein — protein sequence MTLKVAETVQDDWTVLRICGELDLVSSPVVRQSVHEAVATGRHDVVLDLSEVLFCDSSGVGVLIASRRLMRSCGGRLRLILPARGAEEGSHVNRVLAALGVRRLFDVYPDRYAAVDDEAEPLSA from the coding sequence GTGACACTGAAAGTGGCCGAGACCGTGCAGGACGACTGGACGGTGCTGCGCATATGCGGCGAACTGGATCTGGTGTCGTCGCCCGTCGTGCGCCAGTCCGTCCATGAGGCGGTCGCCACCGGCCGCCACGACGTGGTGCTCGACCTCTCCGAGGTTCTGTTCTGCGATTCCAGCGGTGTCGGCGTGCTGATCGCGTCCCGCCGTCTGATGCGCTCCTGCGGGGGCCGGCTGCGGCTGATCCTCCCGGCCCGCGGCGCGGAAGAGGGCTCCCACGTCAACCGGGTGCTCGCCGCCCTCGGCGTGCGCCGGCTCTTCGACGTCTACCCCGACCGGTACGCGGCCGTCGACGACGAGGCCGAACCGCTCTCGGCGTGA
- a CDS encoding RNA polymerase sigma factor produces MARNAPPRWDRKMQQRLARGEAAALGELYDRFAALVHSQAHRMLDDETAADLVTREVFGYVWENPDAYDPKQGSMRSWVARLTHRQSVRRLREEADSLPAGTAGTAGTGERSGAASPAGLEDRVRRATAAARADYIVESMPAPLRAALELAYVQRRDYRQTATDLGVTEDEARRRLRLGLQLLSTAHTRPLEGFSPPGYGRSL; encoded by the coding sequence ATGGCGAGAAACGCACCACCCCGCTGGGACCGCAAGATGCAGCAGCGGCTGGCACGCGGTGAGGCGGCCGCGCTCGGCGAGCTCTACGACCGGTTCGCCGCGCTCGTGCACAGCCAGGCCCACCGGATGCTCGACGACGAGACCGCCGCCGACCTGGTGACCCGCGAGGTCTTCGGTTACGTGTGGGAGAACCCCGACGCGTACGACCCGAAGCAGGGCTCGATGCGATCCTGGGTGGCCCGGCTCACGCACCGCCAGTCCGTGCGTCGGCTGCGCGAGGAGGCGGACAGCCTCCCGGCCGGTACGGCCGGTACGGCCGGTACGGGTGAGCGTTCCGGGGCCGCCTCCCCCGCCGGTCTGGAGGACCGGGTGCGCCGGGCCACCGCCGCCGCCCGCGCCGACTACATCGTCGAGTCCATGCCCGCCCCGCTGCGGGCCGCGCTGGAGCTCGCGTACGTCCAGCGCCGGGACTACCGGCAGACCGCGACCGACCTCGGGGTCACCGAGGACGAGGCCCGCCGCCGGCTGCGGCTCGGGCTCCAGCTGCTCTCCACCGCGCACACCCGCCCGCTGGAGGGGTTCTCGCCACCCGGATACGGACGGTCGCTGTGA
- a CDS encoding transcriptional regulator: protein MAARPLVARQPNERLQALIQEAGCSNAGLARRVNMVGAERGLDLRYDKTSVARWLRGQQPRGRASGIIAEALGRKLGRTVTIDEIGMADGKNLASGVGLQFAPTVIGAIEQVCELWRSDVGRRDFLSGSTVASSALVEPSRDWLITGADPQVARSAGARVGMSDVAAVRAMTAALVDLDHRFGSGHVRPVLVHYLNSVVSGLLSGAYRESIGRQLFAAVARLTELGGYMAVDTGQPGLAQRYYIQALRLAQAAGDRAYGGYVLAASMSHLAAQLGNPREIAQLARAAQEGARGRVTPRAEAMFYAAEARGHALLGDARICQAVTGRALTAMERAEPDTGDDPDWIAHFDHAYLADELAHCHRDLGQAEAAARRAKESLDGHPESRTRRRGIGLVLLATAQVQLREVEQACHTGTRAMELLGSVRSTRGAEYLDDLQQRLVPYGDEAAVREFGARLELQAA from the coding sequence ATGGCAGCCAGGCCTCTCGTCGCCCGCCAGCCGAACGAACGGCTCCAGGCGCTCATTCAGGAAGCCGGATGCTCCAACGCCGGCCTCGCCCGCCGCGTCAACATGGTCGGCGCGGAACGCGGGCTCGATCTGCGGTACGACAAGACCTCCGTGGCCCGCTGGCTGCGTGGACAGCAACCGCGCGGCAGGGCATCGGGAATCATCGCCGAGGCGCTCGGCCGCAAGCTCGGCCGTACGGTCACGATCGACGAGATCGGCATGGCCGACGGCAAGAATCTGGCGTCCGGCGTCGGCCTGCAGTTCGCCCCGACCGTGATCGGCGCGATCGAGCAGGTCTGTGAGCTGTGGCGCAGCGACGTCGGCCGCCGCGACTTCCTGTCCGGTTCGACGGTCGCCTCCTCGGCGCTGGTCGAACCCAGCCGGGACTGGCTGATCACCGGTGCCGACCCGCAGGTGGCGCGGTCCGCCGGAGCCCGCGTCGGGATGTCGGACGTCGCGGCGGTACGGGCGATGACGGCCGCGCTCGTCGACCTCGACCACCGGTTCGGCAGCGGACACGTGCGGCCGGTCCTGGTGCACTACCTGAACAGCGTGGTCTCAGGGCTGCTCTCGGGGGCGTACCGCGAATCGATCGGCCGGCAGCTGTTCGCGGCGGTCGCCCGGCTCACCGAACTCGGCGGGTACATGGCCGTCGACACGGGCCAGCCGGGTCTCGCGCAGCGCTACTACATCCAGGCACTGCGCCTGGCGCAGGCGGCGGGCGACCGGGCGTACGGCGGTTACGTCCTGGCCGCGTCGATGAGCCATCTCGCCGCGCAGCTCGGCAATCCGCGCGAGATCGCTCAGCTGGCGCGGGCCGCGCAGGAGGGCGCGCGCGGGCGGGTCACCCCGAGGGCGGAGGCGATGTTCTACGCGGCGGAGGCGCGCGGACACGCCCTGCTCGGCGACGCCCGCATCTGCCAGGCGGTGACGGGCCGGGCGCTGACGGCCATGGAGCGCGCCGAACCGGACACCGGGGACGACCCCGACTGGATCGCCCACTTCGACCACGCCTACCTCGCCGACGAGCTGGCGCACTGCCACCGCGACCTCGGTCAGGCGGAGGCGGCCGCACGCCGGGCGAAGGAGTCCCTGGACGGCCACCCGGAGTCCCGGACCCGCCGCCGAGGCATCGGCCTGGTGCTCCTCGCCACGGCTCAGGTCCAGCTGCGCGAGGTGGAGCAGGCCTGCCACACGGGCACCCGGGCGATGGAGCTGCTGGGGTCGGTGCGCTCCACCCGGGGCGCGGAGTATCTGGACGATCTGCAGCAGCGGCTGGTGCCTTACGGGGACGAGGCGGCGGTGCGGGAGTTCGGGGCGCGGCTGGAGCTCCAGGCGGCGTGA
- the purU gene encoding formyltetrahydrofolate deformylase, with amino-acid sequence MIAPQPAETAPEQYVLTLSCPDKQGIVHAVSSYLFMTGCNIEDSQQFGDHDTGLFFMRVHFSADSPVTVEKLRASFAAVGDSFRMDWQIHRSSERMRVVLMVSKFGHCLNDLLFRSRIGALPIEIAAVVSNHTDFAELVASYDVPFRHIPVTRETKAAAEAELLELVREENVELVVLARYMQVLSDDLCKQLSGRIINIHHSFLPSFKGAKPYHQAHARGVKLIGATAHYVTADLDEGPIIEQEVERVGHGVTPDQLVAIGRDVECQALARAVKWHAERRILLNGRRTVIFA; translated from the coding sequence ATGATCGCGCCGCAGCCTGCTGAAACCGCACCGGAGCAGTACGTCCTCACTCTCTCCTGCCCGGACAAACAGGGGATCGTGCACGCCGTGTCGAGCTATCTCTTCATGACCGGCTGCAACATCGAGGACAGTCAGCAGTTCGGCGACCACGACACGGGTCTGTTCTTCATGCGGGTCCATTTCTCGGCGGACAGCCCGGTGACGGTGGAGAAGCTGCGGGCCAGCTTCGCCGCGGTCGGCGACTCCTTCCGGATGGACTGGCAGATCCACCGTTCCTCGGAGCGGATGCGGGTCGTGCTGATGGTCAGCAAGTTCGGCCACTGCCTCAACGACCTGCTGTTCCGTTCGCGGATCGGGGCGCTGCCGATCGAGATCGCCGCCGTCGTCTCCAACCACACGGACTTCGCCGAGCTCGTCGCCTCCTACGACGTCCCCTTCCGGCATATCCCGGTGACCAGGGAGACCAAGGCCGCCGCGGAGGCGGAGCTGCTGGAGCTGGTCCGCGAGGAGAACGTCGAGCTGGTCGTCCTCGCCCGCTACATGCAGGTCCTCTCCGACGATCTGTGCAAGCAGCTGAGCGGCCGGATCATCAACATCCACCACTCCTTCCTGCCGAGCTTCAAGGGCGCGAAGCCGTACCACCAGGCGCACGCCCGCGGAGTGAAGCTGATCGGTGCGACGGCGCACTATGTGACGGCCGACCTCGACGAGGGACCGATCATCGAGCAGGAGGTCGAGCGGGTGGGCCACGGCGTCACCCCGGACCAGCTGGTCGCCATCGGCCGCGACGTGGAGTGCCAGGCACTGGCGCGCGCGGTGAAGTGGCACGCGGAACGCCGCATTCTGCTCAACGGCCGCCGTACGGTGATCTTCGCGTAG
- a CDS encoding ABC transporter ATP-binding protein has translation MQDRTETDRTAQIGTAEEAGDARTAPPAVRVQGLWKRFGEQTAVAGIDLELPAGKFIGLVGPNGAGKTTTLSMVTGLLRPDQGLIEVGGHDVWRDPVEVKSRIGVLPEGLRLFERLSGRELLAYTGRLRGLPGAEVDKRATQLLDVLDLAGAQHKLVVDYSTGMRKKIGLAAALLHNPEVLFLDEPFEGVDPVSAQTIREVLERYTRSGATVVFSSHVMELVESLCDWVAVMAAGTIRAQGTLEQVRGEASSLQNAFLELVGAGSRTTGESLDWLGGNR, from the coding sequence ATGCAGGACCGGACAGAGACGGACAGAACGGCACAGATCGGGACCGCGGAAGAGGCGGGCGACGCGCGGACGGCGCCGCCCGCCGTTCGCGTACAGGGGCTGTGGAAGCGGTTCGGGGAGCAGACCGCGGTCGCCGGGATCGATCTGGAGCTGCCCGCGGGCAAGTTCATCGGTCTGGTGGGACCCAACGGCGCGGGCAAGACCACCACGCTGTCGATGGTCACCGGACTGCTCCGCCCCGACCAGGGGCTGATCGAGGTCGGCGGCCATGATGTGTGGCGCGATCCGGTCGAGGTGAAATCCAGGATCGGTGTGCTCCCGGAGGGGCTGCGGCTCTTCGAACGCCTCTCGGGACGCGAACTCCTCGCGTACACCGGCAGATTGCGCGGACTGCCGGGCGCCGAGGTCGACAAACGCGCCACCCAGCTCCTCGATGTGCTCGACCTGGCGGGCGCCCAGCACAAGCTGGTCGTCGACTACTCGACCGGCATGCGGAAGAAGATCGGGCTCGCGGCAGCACTGCTGCACAACCCCGAAGTGCTCTTCCTGGACGAGCCGTTCGAGGGCGTCGACCCGGTGTCGGCGCAGACCATCCGCGAGGTTCTCGAGCGGTACACCCGCTCCGGGGCGACCGTCGTCTTCTCCAGCCACGTGATGGAGCTGGTGGAGTCCCTCTGCGACTGGGTGGCCGTCATGGCAGCCGGCACGATCCGGGCCCAGGGCACCCTGGAGCAGGTACGCGGTGAGGCGTCCTCGCTGCAGAACGCCTTCCTCGAACTCGTCGGCGCGGGCTCCCGGACCACCGGCGAATCCCTGGACTGGCTGGGCGGCAACCGATGA
- a CDS encoding ABC transporter substrate-binding protein: MTGRHRPTSHRPYKFLTSTAAAGALFVTGCGVLPGASGNSREPLTVVTWAPSGAATPDTVNTVNMSGMTAMARAYARWVNNNGGLDGHRLRVVTCDESDTSTGAGNCARLAVREKAVAVVGSYSRHGSSFLPPLETAGIPYIGGYGASEEEFSSYTSYPVNGGQAALLAGNARQLARSCERVSVVRPDTLGGDGQAWLLRTGLTDAGRPEPVDIRADEAATSYDAAAGQALQAAGADGGCVTAVLGDRTETFFDSFRRLEPSYGNVRISSVLGSVAQPLIDSTGGRNSPFEGAYVTGWYPNSGDARWDRMREVIREHAFGDNRIDPADTGVQTTWIAYTALSEIVKAIDAPRITAWKLTSALNHGTPVDTGGLTPKLRWRYKDMLGSSAYPRVVNTKVTFQTVRDGRLVADKKGFVDVARTLSDASVKG; this comes from the coding sequence ATGACCGGACGGCACCGCCCCACCTCACACCGCCCCTACAAGTTCCTCACGAGTACGGCGGCGGCCGGGGCCTTGTTCGTCACCGGCTGCGGTGTACTCCCTGGGGCCTCGGGGAACTCCAGGGAGCCCCTCACCGTGGTGACGTGGGCCCCCAGTGGCGCGGCAACACCGGACACGGTCAACACGGTGAACATGTCGGGCATGACCGCCATGGCGCGTGCGTACGCCCGCTGGGTCAACAACAACGGCGGGCTCGACGGTCACCGGCTGCGCGTCGTGACCTGTGACGAGTCGGACACCTCGACCGGCGCGGGGAACTGCGCCCGGCTGGCCGTCCGGGAGAAGGCGGTGGCGGTCGTCGGCTCGTACAGCCGGCACGGGTCGTCGTTCCTGCCACCGCTGGAGACCGCCGGAATCCCCTACATCGGCGGATACGGGGCCTCCGAGGAGGAATTCAGCAGCTACACCTCCTACCCCGTCAACGGCGGCCAGGCGGCACTCCTCGCGGGCAACGCCCGGCAGCTCGCCCGCAGTTGCGAGCGGGTGTCCGTGGTGCGGCCCGACACCCTGGGCGGCGACGGCCAGGCCTGGCTCCTGCGCACCGGTCTCACCGACGCCGGCCGGCCCGAGCCCGTCGACATCCGGGCGGATGAGGCGGCGACCTCGTACGACGCCGCCGCCGGGCAGGCGCTCCAGGCCGCGGGGGCGGACGGCGGCTGTGTGACGGCCGTGCTCGGGGACCGCACGGAGACGTTCTTCGACTCCTTCCGGCGGCTCGAACCGTCGTACGGGAACGTACGGATCTCGTCCGTCCTCGGCAGCGTCGCGCAGCCGCTGATCGACAGCACCGGCGGCCGGAACAGCCCGTTCGAGGGGGCGTACGTCACCGGCTGGTACCCGAACTCGGGCGACGCCCGCTGGGACCGGATGCGGGAGGTGATCCGTGAGCACGCCTTCGGCGACAACCGGATCGACCCGGCCGACACGGGCGTCCAGACCACATGGATCGCGTACACCGCGCTGAGCGAGATCGTGAAGGCGATCGACGCCCCGCGGATCACCGCCTGGAAACTCACCTCCGCGCTCAACCACGGCACCCCGGTCGACACCGGCGGCCTCACCCCGAAGCTGCGCTGGCGCTACAAGGACATGCTCGGCTCGTCCGCGTACCCGCGCGTCGTGAACACCAAGGTGACGTTCCAGACGGTACGGGACGGGCGGCTCGTCGCGGACAAGAAGGGCTTCGTGGATGTCGCGAGGACGCTGTCGGACGCGAGCGTGAAGGGGTGA
- a CDS encoding zf-HC2 domain-containing protein gives MSSDDDDANGRESARPEDGGRGDEVRGARRIPGPRAAADDFDLGTVPLPPSVPPTEPQPQSSRPTPRPTTPEPESVVAPPDPPGSPAPSDPPAAPALVLPHRVLKALLGAWALAACSAEETEAVEAHLTECAACADEALRLRDAVGLLQTDRSLDLDPTLRSRVIDTCLSRRPARIPVPDWAAPYEAETARLDALLRDIGGSEWHAPLRLRWFDGEREVSRKTTVAGVIGHLMTVDGLVAAALGLDVPLGDGTTGRGDDWPLPPAARTEKYWSAARRPPTRAIHEPWRGQSHTLIRTVSFAGRGVAELSVSYGDFALPMHDALLDRAFECWVHGGDIAHAVDYPYETPSAAHLHRMVDLAARLVPAALADRRRSGLSGPARHLVTAGSPGRSLHLEIEGTGGGDWYIPLDSPAAVGSAAHAVAQIALDGVEFCQLVAGHVPPVEAAAGQEGDREAIRDVLFAAASLSRL, from the coding sequence GTGAGCAGTGACGACGACGACGCGAACGGACGCGAAAGCGCCCGCCCCGAGGACGGCGGACGCGGCGACGAGGTGCGGGGCGCACGGCGCATACCGGGACCGCGGGCCGCCGCGGACGACTTCGACCTCGGCACCGTACCCCTGCCGCCGTCCGTTCCCCCGACCGAGCCTCAACCCCAGTCCTCGCGGCCGACCCCGCGGCCGACGACACCGGAACCGGAATCTGTCGTGGCACCACCGGACCCACCGGGCTCACCCGCCCCCTCGGACCCGCCCGCCGCCCCGGCCCTGGTGCTCCCCCACCGTGTCCTCAAGGCCCTCCTCGGCGCCTGGGCGCTGGCCGCCTGCTCGGCGGAGGAGACCGAGGCCGTCGAGGCGCATCTGACCGAGTGCGCCGCCTGTGCCGACGAGGCCCTCCGGCTGCGCGACGCGGTCGGACTGCTCCAGACCGACCGCAGTCTGGACCTCGATCCGACGCTGCGTTCCCGGGTCATCGACACCTGTCTGAGCCGCCGTCCGGCCAGGATCCCGGTACCGGACTGGGCCGCTCCGTACGAGGCGGAGACCGCGCGGCTCGACGCGCTGCTGCGTGACATAGGCGGCTCGGAGTGGCACGCCCCGTTGCGGCTGAGATGGTTCGACGGCGAGAGGGAAGTCAGCCGCAAGACGACGGTCGCGGGTGTCATCGGTCATCTCATGACCGTCGACGGGCTGGTCGCCGCCGCCCTCGGCCTCGACGTACCGCTCGGCGACGGCACCACGGGCCGGGGCGACGACTGGCCGCTCCCGCCCGCCGCACGCACCGAGAAGTACTGGTCCGCGGCCCGCCGGCCGCCCACCCGCGCGATCCACGAACCGTGGCGCGGGCAGAGCCACACCCTCATCCGTACGGTGTCCTTCGCCGGCCGCGGCGTCGCCGAACTTTCCGTCTCGTACGGCGACTTCGCCCTTCCGATGCACGACGCGCTGCTGGACCGGGCCTTCGAATGCTGGGTGCACGGCGGTGACATCGCACATGCGGTGGACTATCCGTACGAGACGCCGTCCGCCGCCCATCTCCACCGGATGGTCGACCTGGCGGCCCGGCTCGTCCCGGCCGCCCTCGCCGATCGCCGCAGGTCGGGGCTGTCCGGCCCGGCCCGCCATCTGGTGACGGCGGGTTCACCGGGCCGTTCGCTGCATCTGGAGATCGAGGGCACGGGCGGCGGCGACTGGTACATCCCGCTGGACTCCCCCGCCGCGGTCGGCTCGGCCGCCCACGCGGTGGCGCAGATCGCGCTGGACGGCGTCGAGTTCTGCCAACTGGTGGCCGGACATGTGCCTCCGGTGGAGGCTGCGGCCGGTCAGGAGGGCGACCGCGAGGCGATCCGCGACGTACTGTTCGCGGCGGCGTCCCTGAGCAGGCTGTAG
- a CDS encoding SCO4402 family protein has protein sequence MGGMPLNDMPWWRWRSNVRSALHMLSDPVFHHECWLAGREGYGDVTDAVYRLVEDTWLDNWSAEKYIGTIFRDANESALVDVAVLRVLRIMHQVGADAPVSAYLEHHGWPEAVRAAREAHVLLATNDGEDPDTPPRSLDVLRILTRSA, from the coding sequence ATGGGCGGCATGCCGCTGAATGACATGCCCTGGTGGCGCTGGCGCAGCAACGTGCGCTCGGCGCTGCACATGCTCTCCGACCCCGTCTTCCATCACGAGTGCTGGCTGGCCGGCCGGGAAGGGTACGGCGACGTCACCGACGCCGTGTACCGCCTGGTCGAGGACACCTGGCTGGACAACTGGTCCGCCGAGAAGTACATCGGGACGATCTTCCGCGACGCCAACGAGTCCGCCCTCGTCGACGTCGCCGTGCTCCGGGTGCTGCGCATCATGCACCAGGTCGGCGCGGACGCCCCCGTCTCGGCGTATCTGGAGCACCATGGCTGGCCGGAGGCCGTACGGGCCGCCCGTGAGGCCCATGTGCTGCTCGCCACCAACGACGGCGAGGACCCGGACACCCCGCCGCGCTCCCTGGACGTGCTCCGCATCCTGACCAGGTCGGCCTGA
- a CDS encoding EF-hand domain-containing protein, with protein MDSAEYERKVAFRFAAFDQDGNGYIDRADFSAAAARLLAEFGTTARCDKGQALYTGAEALWQGMAGIADVDGDQRVTREEFVGGAVKRLRDNPERFAEIARPFLRAALAVADRDNEGAASVPAVERALRVLGATPQTAAFAARSLDADHEGKVAEDAAVAAFADYFTVIAPDA; from the coding sequence ATGGACAGCGCAGAGTATGAGCGCAAGGTCGCCTTCCGCTTCGCCGCCTTCGACCAGGACGGCAACGGATACATCGATCGCGCGGATTTCAGTGCCGCCGCGGCCCGTCTGCTCGCCGAATTCGGTACGACGGCCCGCTGCGACAAGGGCCAGGCGCTCTACACCGGGGCCGAAGCCCTCTGGCAGGGCATGGCGGGCATCGCGGACGTCGACGGGGACCAGCGCGTCACCCGTGAGGAGTTCGTGGGCGGAGCCGTGAAACGGCTGCGCGACAACCCCGAGCGCTTCGCGGAGATCGCCCGCCCGTTCCTGCGCGCCGCGCTCGCCGTGGCGGACCGGGACAACGAGGGCGCGGCCTCCGTACCCGCCGTGGAACGGGCGCTCCGGGTGCTGGGCGCCACCCCGCAGACGGCGGCGTTCGCGGCGCGGAGCCTGGACGCGGACCACGAGGGCAAGGTCGCCGAGGACGCGGCGGTGGCGGCGTTCGCCGACTACTTCACGGTGATCGCACCGGACGCGTAG
- a CDS encoding bifunctional DNA primase/polymerase, producing MVITETAQVPRQRGEQLLDAAARYAEERHWDVCPGTWLEAAEGAERCSCDDADCASPGAHPAGPDWAGQATGSGAAARRMWSRHPRASILLPTGRAFDAIEVPESAGFLALARMERMRLPLGPVTRTPDRRMYFFVLPGAAAKVDDLVRKLGWRAASVGLVGRGEGHYVMGPPTRVGGLGAVQWARRPTHANRWLPDAEELISPLAYACARESADARERLS from the coding sequence ATCGTGATCACTGAAACCGCGCAGGTTCCCCGCCAGCGGGGCGAGCAACTGCTCGACGCCGCCGCGCGGTACGCGGAGGAACGGCACTGGGACGTGTGCCCCGGCACCTGGCTGGAGGCCGCGGAGGGGGCCGAGCGGTGCTCCTGCGACGACGCGGACTGCGCCTCCCCCGGCGCCCATCCCGCCGGACCCGACTGGGCGGGGCAGGCGACCGGCAGCGGCGCCGCGGCCCGCCGGATGTGGTCCAGGCACCCGAGGGCGTCGATCCTGCTGCCCACCGGCCGCGCATTCGACGCGATCGAGGTACCGGAGTCCGCCGGGTTCCTGGCGCTGGCCCGGATGGAGCGGATGAGACTGCCGCTCGGGCCCGTCACCCGCACCCCCGACCGGCGGATGTACTTCTTCGTCCTGCCGGGCGCGGCGGCCAAGGTGGACGATCTCGTACGGAAGTTGGGCTGGCGGGCCGCCTCGGTCGGCCTCGTCGGCCGCGGTGAAGGCCACTACGTGATGGGGCCGCCGACCCGGGTCGGCGGGCTCGGGGCGGTGCAGTGGGCCCGGCGGCCCACCCACGCCAACCGGTGGCTGCCGGACGCGGAGGAGCTCATCAGCCCGCTCGCCTACGCCTGCGCGCGGGAATCGGCCGATGCCCGGGAGCGCCTTTCGTAG